The Pseudosulfitobacter pseudonitzschiae genome includes a region encoding these proteins:
- a CDS encoding sensor histidine kinase yields MSRQLTRGLRVRVAAFLALALLPIGVMSVLQTSDLSREVDNSSELALLALTNTAAVSERQMFERAFGAAQALTSVLQLMLVEPERCGSYLSQYVKETGSYSFVGFLNPGGTMVCSSGEPDADLSNWSNLTQQFDTPRMWIDPTRNTNPDSGAVINVLFPSYQDDTFRGYIAMSLPRTKLGAPWLPTNTRHPLSLTTFNDNGDVLTTVSSTTDQTIYVPQDFKFDRLKGNWTQTFIAKNQFDQEQAFAVVPVVPGLVYALAAWPVEYRKPAFGRLSGTPLLFPLLMFVASLGVAYFAVDRLVVRHVKQLRNKVQAFSRTRRLPSTSDQLSLSAELQDLEDALAEMAFHLLDDEAQMEDALREKNVLLKEIHHRVRNNLQLISSIMNMQIRRAAEPETRDILRSLQERVMSLSSVHKSLYQTENLSQTNAGTLIPDLFERLVAANDPQGMEYRHDFDEIVLFPDQAVPLTLLASELGTNALKFMGAPEGETPHLFVSLKQLDAGTARLICENSVGADINDVEANEAGLGAQLIRAFATQLHGRIETTSTDRVYRTEVTFDVEDVFHEPADH; encoded by the coding sequence TTGTCCAGACAACTGACCCGCGGCCTGAGAGTTCGGGTCGCGGCTTTTCTTGCTTTGGCACTGCTGCCCATCGGCGTGATGAGCGTTCTGCAAACCAGCGACCTGTCGCGCGAAGTCGACAACAGCTCGGAATTGGCGCTGCTGGCGCTGACCAACACAGCGGCGGTTTCCGAACGGCAAATGTTCGAGCGCGCTTTTGGGGCTGCGCAGGCGCTTACCTCAGTGCTGCAACTGATGCTGGTCGAACCGGAACGCTGCGGGAGCTATCTTAGCCAGTATGTCAAAGAAACCGGAAGCTATTCCTTTGTCGGGTTCCTGAATCCCGGCGGTACGATGGTCTGTTCCTCTGGCGAACCCGACGCTGACCTGAGCAACTGGTCGAACCTGACCCAGCAGTTCGACACACCGCGCATGTGGATTGACCCCACGCGCAACACCAATCCGGACAGTGGTGCCGTTATCAACGTGCTGTTCCCTTCGTATCAGGACGACACCTTTCGCGGCTATATCGCCATGTCCCTGCCCCGCACCAAGCTGGGCGCGCCTTGGTTGCCGACCAACACCCGCCACCCGCTTAGTCTGACCACCTTTAACGACAATGGCGATGTTCTGACCACGGTTTCGTCGACAACAGACCAGACCATCTATGTACCACAGGATTTCAAGTTCGATCGGCTTAAGGGCAACTGGACGCAGACTTTCATTGCCAAGAACCAGTTCGATCAGGAACAGGCCTTTGCCGTCGTGCCCGTCGTGCCGGGGTTGGTCTATGCGCTGGCCGCCTGGCCGGTTGAGTATCGCAAGCCCGCATTTGGTCGCCTGTCGGGCACGCCGCTGCTGTTTCCGTTGCTGATGTTTGTTGCCAGCCTTGGAGTGGCTTATTTCGCGGTCGACCGTCTGGTGGTGCGCCACGTCAAGCAATTGCGCAACAAGGTACAGGCATTTTCGCGTACCCGCCGCCTGCCCAGCACATCGGACCAGCTTTCTTTATCCGCCGAATTGCAGGATCTTGAAGACGCGCTGGCCGAAATGGCCTTTCACTTGCTTGATGACGAGGCACAGATGGAAGATGCCCTGCGCGAAAAGAACGTCCTGCTCAAGGAAATCCACCACAGGGTCCGCAACAACCTTCAGTTGATCTCGTCGATCATGAACATGCAGATTCGCAGGGCAGCCGAACCTGAAACCCGCGATATCCTGCGTAGCCTGCAAGAACGGGTGATGAGCCTGTCTTCGGTCCACAAGAGCCTGTACCAAACTGAAAATCTCAGCCAGACCAACGCCGGCACTCTGATTCCCGACCTGTTCGAACGTCTGGTGGCCGCGAATGACCCGCAGGGAATGGAGTATCGCCACGACTTTGACGAGATTGTGCTGTTTCCTGACCAAGCGGTGCCGCTGACGTTGCTGGCATCCGAACTGGGCACCAACGCGCTGAAGTTCATGGGCGCCCCCGAGGGTGAAACGCCCCATCTTTTTGTCTCGCTAAAGCAACTTGATGCGGGGACTGCGCGTTTGATCTGCGAAAACTCGGTCGGCGCAGATATCAACGACGTTGAAGCCAACGAAGCAGGGTTGGGCGCACAATTGATCCGTGCGTTCGCGACGCAATTGCACGGCAGGATCGAAACCACCTCGACGGACCGTGTGTACCGCACCGAGGTAACCTTTGATGTCGAAGATGTTTTTCACGAACCCGCCGATCACTAA
- a CDS encoding NepR family anti-sigma factor, translated as MAYNEPNSGTRKQIDDNLRRVFQEKVEEEVPERFKQLLAQLQEQDTKKGSGEQK; from the coding sequence ATGGCATACAACGAACCGAATTCCGGAACACGCAAACAGATCGACGACAATCTGCGTCGTGTGTTTCAGGAAAAGGTCGAGGAAGAGGTTCCCGAACGCTTCAAGCAGTTGCTTGCGCAGCTACAGGAGCAAGACACCAAAAAGGGGTCAGGTGAACAAAAATGA
- a CDS encoding Crp/Fnr family transcriptional regulator translates to MATKCANCPLQRSDVFIDLGEDEIRFMQKFKVGELEVNPGTPLLMEGSNSPQLYTALRGMGVRYKTLANGNRQVINFVFPGDFIGLQAGVMGEMQHSVEAKSPMTLCVFDRSEFWSFFKTHPERAFDLTWMAAAEEHFLGEALASVGQRTAFEAISWALCKIMLRGQALGLAIDRVMPIPFRQQDLADALGLSLVHTNKTLSKLRNRQLANWGDEILVVNDLGALADAAGMTLEPLMKRPIM, encoded by the coding sequence ATGGCAACAAAGTGCGCCAACTGCCCATTGCAGCGCAGTGACGTGTTCATTGATCTGGGTGAAGATGAAATCCGCTTCATGCAGAAGTTTAAAGTCGGCGAGCTTGAGGTGAACCCCGGCACACCGCTGTTGATGGAGGGGTCCAACAGCCCGCAGCTTTACACGGCGTTGCGAGGCATGGGGGTACGCTACAAGACACTGGCAAACGGCAACCGACAAGTGATCAACTTTGTCTTTCCGGGTGATTTTATCGGCTTGCAGGCTGGCGTAATGGGCGAAATGCAACATTCGGTCGAAGCCAAGTCGCCAATGACCCTGTGTGTCTTTGACCGCAGCGAATTCTGGAGCTTTTTCAAAACCCACCCCGAACGCGCCTTTGACCTGACATGGATGGCCGCCGCAGAAGAGCATTTTTTGGGCGAAGCATTGGCATCGGTCGGGCAACGCACCGCGTTTGAAGCAATTTCTTGGGCGCTGTGCAAGATCATGCTGCGCGGGCAGGCGCTGGGGTTGGCCATAGATCGCGTGATGCCGATACCCTTTCGCCAACAGGATCTGGCCGATGCGCTGGGTCTTTCGCTGGTTCACACCAACAAAACGCTCAGCAAGCTGCGCAATCGTCAGTTGGCGAACTGGGGCGATGAAATACTGGTGGTGAACGATCTGGGTGCTTTGGCCGATGCTGCCGGAATGACGCTGGAACCTTTGATGAAGCGCCCGATTATGTAA
- a CDS encoding RNA polymerase sigma factor, producing the protein MSDSNPRDELVDHLPALRAFALSLTRNGAVADDMVQDTVVKAWTNIEKFQEGTNMRAWLFTILRNTYYSSRRKVKREVADVDGMHTGNMAEKPAHDGRLQMNDFRKAFAQLPDEQRETLVLVGASGFSYEEAAEMCGVAVGTIKSRANRGRKRLAELMHLDDKDSMIMTDSATVAVVAANGSSSF; encoded by the coding sequence ATGAGCGATTCAAATCCGAGAGACGAGCTGGTAGATCATCTGCCAGCGCTGCGGGCGTTCGCCCTGAGTTTGACGCGTAACGGCGCTGTCGCCGATGACATGGTGCAGGATACCGTGGTCAAAGCCTGGACAAATATCGAGAAGTTCCAAGAAGGTACCAACATGCGCGCTTGGTTGTTCACCATTCTGCGCAACACCTACTATTCCAGCCGCCGCAAAGTGAAACGCGAAGTGGCAGACGTGGACGGCATGCACACCGGCAATATGGCTGAAAAGCCGGCCCACGATGGCCGCTTGCAAATGAACGACTTTCGCAAGGCCTTTGCCCAGCTTCCAGACGAGCAACGTGAAACTCTTGTCCTTGTGGGCGCGTCCGGTTTTTCCTACGAAGAGGCCGCCGAGATGTGTGGAGTCGCCGTAGGCACAATCAAAAGCCGTGCCAATCGCGGGCGCAAACGTCTGGCGGAATTGATGCACCTAGATGACAAGGATTCCATGATCATGACCGATAGCGCAACAGTCGCTGTGGTGGCGGCCAACGGCTCCTCATCCTTCTAA
- a CDS encoding formate/nitrite transporter family protein, with protein MVSTHESDPGAAPLEEETERESVERAARLSSKLIYEVIRRDGEEELARSKRSLFWSGTAAGIMISFSVLGEAILRTYLPDASWSFLIENFGYSLGFLLVIMCRMQLFTENTITTVLPLMVLPTTHTFGCVARLWVVVLAANVLGAFCIATLFAYTPVIPEDLRPALLSLSEHAVHMPADQSFFRAIPAGILVAAIVWMLPQASDSGFFTILTFTWLIAAGDFTHIVAGSVEMAYLGVQGLLGFSEALFGFFIPVLAGNIVGGTAVFAMIAWGQVKDDVLEKQ; from the coding sequence ATGGTATCCACCCACGAAAGCGATCCCGGTGCCGCACCTCTGGAAGAAGAGACCGAACGCGAGTCAGTCGAGCGGGCGGCAAGGCTGTCTTCGAAACTTATCTATGAAGTGATCCGCCGCGACGGCGAAGAAGAATTGGCACGCAGCAAGCGATCGCTGTTCTGGTCGGGGACGGCTGCGGGGATCATGATCAGCTTTTCGGTATTGGGCGAGGCGATCTTGCGCACCTATTTACCAGATGCGTCATGGTCCTTTTTGATCGAGAACTTTGGCTATTCGCTGGGCTTTTTGCTGGTCATCATGTGCCGGATGCAACTGTTCACCGAGAATACCATAACGACGGTGTTGCCGTTGATGGTGTTGCCAACCACGCACACATTCGGTTGTGTAGCGCGCCTGTGGGTGGTCGTTCTGGCTGCCAACGTGCTGGGCGCATTCTGTATTGCCACGCTGTTTGCCTATACGCCTGTGATTCCCGAAGATCTGAGGCCGGCGCTGCTGTCCCTGTCAGAACATGCGGTGCATATGCCAGCAGACCAAAGCTTTTTCCGCGCGATTCCAGCGGGTATTCTGGTGGCCGCAATTGTGTGGATGCTGCCCCAAGCCAGCGACTCGGGATTTTTCACCATCCTGACGTTCACGTGGCTGATTGCGGCCGGTGACTTTACCCACATCGTCGCGGGATCGGTCGAAATGGCCTATCTTGGGGTGCAAGGGCTGCTGGGCTTTTCCGAAGCCTTGTTTGGGTTTTTCATTCCGGTGCTGGCAGGCAATATCGTTGGCGGCACTGCTGTCTTTGCAATGATCGCGTGGGGTCAGGTTAAAGACGACGTTCTGGAAAAGCAGTAG
- a CDS encoding ABC transporter ATP-binding protein: MNIANWIHAFRPADGPPPRTLGAFMRWALSGAWPALWLAAFFSAAAGTIEAGTAWLLGKVIDASTVLGPDGFFSAANLALILGAIAFFLIARPLLFGLSSSANAIIVQPNLNPLVLSRLHRWTLGQSVRFFDNDFAGRIAQKQMQTARAVTDVVVEMINVVAFALASLAGSVLLLVAIDWKIGLGFMVWLAGYFLMIRWFLPRIRKRSAARAGARAMVSGQIVDTITNIKTVKLFAHDEHEDRAALGAMGNFRRTALDFGYLAAGFRFCLMTLAGLLPVILLGWTLILWNQGVATQGDIVAAGAVAIRIAQMTGWVSFTLMAIYSSVGEIEDGIHTLTPRNRTENNPDATDLDVVKGGIVLKNLNFAYGREVGGISGVNLHIEPGQKIGIVGASGAGKSTLVALLLRLYETEGGTISIDGTDTSTVTQESLRRSISMVTQETAMFNRSAMDNIRYGRPEATDEEVFQAAREAEAHTFILDLEDHKGRTGYHAHLGERGVKLSGGQRQRIALARAILKNAPILILDEATSALDSEVEAAIQSALDRVMQGKTVLAIAHRLSTLTEMDRIIVMNQGRIVEDGSHEALLKQGGLYAQYWHLQSGGFLRTEAAE, from the coding sequence ATGAACATTGCAAACTGGATCCACGCTTTTCGCCCCGCTGACGGGCCACCGCCGCGCACGCTGGGTGCGTTCATGCGTTGGGCGTTGTCGGGGGCGTGGCCTGCACTGTGGCTGGCCGCATTCTTCTCCGCAGCAGCAGGCACGATTGAGGCGGGAACGGCGTGGCTGTTGGGCAAGGTGATCGACGCCAGCACAGTCTTGGGACCGGACGGGTTCTTTTCGGCTGCCAACCTTGCGCTGATCCTTGGCGCGATTGCGTTTTTCCTGATCGCGCGGCCTTTGTTGTTTGGCCTGTCCTCGTCGGCCAACGCGATCATCGTTCAGCCGAACCTGAACCCGCTGGTGTTGTCGCGTCTGCACCGCTGGACGTTGGGTCAGTCGGTCCGGTTCTTTGACAATGATTTCGCAGGCCGGATCGCCCAAAAGCAGATGCAGACGGCGCGTGCCGTGACCGATGTGGTTGTGGAAATGATCAACGTCGTCGCCTTTGCGCTGGCGTCGCTGGCGGGGTCGGTTCTGTTGCTGGTGGCGATTGATTGGAAGATCGGTCTTGGCTTCATGGTGTGGCTGGCGGGGTATTTCCTGATGATCCGCTGGTTTTTGCCTCGCATTCGCAAACGGTCTGCGGCGCGTGCCGGTGCGCGGGCGATGGTGTCGGGGCAGATCGTGGATACGATCACTAACATCAAGACGGTCAAGCTGTTCGCCCATGATGAACACGAAGATCGCGCGGCGCTGGGCGCTATGGGCAACTTTCGTCGCACGGCACTGGATTTCGGCTATCTCGCGGCGGGGTTCCGGTTTTGCCTGATGACACTTGCGGGGCTGTTGCCGGTGATCTTGTTGGGCTGGACGTTGATCCTGTGGAATCAGGGTGTTGCCACACAGGGTGACATCGTGGCAGCGGGCGCCGTTGCCATTCGTATCGCGCAAATGACCGGCTGGGTCAGTTTTACGTTGATGGCGATTTATTCCAGTGTGGGCGAGATTGAGGACGGCATTCACACGCTGACCCCGCGCAATCGGACCGAAAACAACCCCGACGCCACTGATCTGGATGTGGTGAAGGGTGGTATCGTTCTGAAAAACCTGAACTTTGCCTACGGGCGTGAAGTGGGTGGAATATCAGGTGTGAACCTGCACATTGAACCGGGGCAAAAGATCGGTATCGTGGGCGCGTCCGGCGCGGGGAAATCGACCCTCGTCGCGCTGCTGTTGCGGCTGTACGAGACCGAAGGCGGCACCATCAGCATCGACGGGACCGACACCAGCACCGTCACGCAGGAAAGCCTGCGGCGCAGCATCAGTATGGTCACGCAGGAAACTGCGATGTTCAACCGCTCGGCGATGGACAACATCCGCTATGGCCGCCCCGAGGCGACGGATGAAGAAGTGTTTCAAGCTGCCCGCGAGGCCGAGGCGCATACGTTTATTCTGGATCTGGAAGATCACAAAGGGCGCACCGGATATCACGCCCATCTGGGCGAGCGTGGCGTAAAGCTGTCGGGTGGTCAGCGGCAACGGATTGCGCTGGCCCGCGCCATTTTGAAGAATGCGCCGATCCTGATACTGGACGAAGCGACCAGTGCGCTCGACAGCGAGGTCGAGGCCGCGATTCAATCCGCGTTGGACCGTGTGATGCAAGGCAAGACCGTGTTGGCCATTGCCCACCGTTTGTCGACGCTGACCGAGATGGACAGGATCATCGTGATGAATCAGGGCCGGATCGTTGAAGATGGCAGCCACGAGGCTTTGTTGAAGCAGGGCGGGCTTTATGCGCAGTACTGGCATCTTCAATCGGGGGGGTTCCTGCGGACTGAAGCAGCGGAATAA
- a CDS encoding alkaline phosphatase D family protein, with protein MPRISFTRRQTLLGTAALGVSMSMPSLSRAQSRPLITHGVMSGDVAHDGAVIWSRADREAKMLVEWATTENMSDARAVPALAVGSPTDYTGKMALTGLPSDQDIFYRVTMSDLPDGTLSEPTTGTFRTAPMGSRDISFVWSGDTAGQGWGIDEDRGGMTTYATMLGHNPDFFLHSGDTVYADGPLKEEVELEDGTVWKNVVTPAKSKVAETLDEFRGQHLYNYMDKNVKALNAAVPIIAQWDDHEVTNNWYPNEVLAEDDRYTVKSMQLLSTRAHRAFHEMMPTRQSLSEPMRVYRKVSYGPLLDIFVIDMRTYRGDNTANTEAEGTPFLGADQLAWLKREMVNSTATWKVIASDMPIGMMVRDGDNMENSSNGDGPVLGREKDIAAVLSFIKAAEITNTVWLTADVHYTAAHHYSPDRAVFQEFEPFWEFVSGPLHAGTFGPSDYDNTFGPEVRYAKHPEPGQANLPPSDGMQFFGKVDIAADTGVMTVRLMDSADVELWSVELDPKLA; from the coding sequence ATGCCACGTATTTCATTCACCCGTCGCCAGACCCTGCTAGGCACCGCCGCACTTGGCGTTTCGATGTCCATGCCTTCGCTGTCGCGCGCCCAATCGCGTCCGTTGATCACCCACGGCGTAATGTCCGGCGACGTTGCCCACGACGGCGCAGTGATCTGGAGCCGCGCCGACCGCGAGGCAAAGATGCTGGTCGAATGGGCCACCACCGAAAACATGTCCGACGCGCGCGCTGTCCCTGCCTTGGCTGTAGGATCGCCCACCGACTACACCGGCAAAATGGCCCTGACCGGATTGCCCAGCGATCAGGACATATTTTACCGCGTGACCATGTCCGATCTGCCCGACGGCACTCTGTCCGAACCAACCACCGGCACATTCCGCACGGCCCCGATGGGCAGCCGCGATATCAGCTTTGTCTGGTCCGGCGACACCGCCGGCCAAGGCTGGGGCATCGACGAAGACCGCGGCGGCATGACCACTTATGCCACCATGCTGGGCCACAACCCCGATTTTTTCCTGCACTCGGGCGATACTGTCTATGCCGACGGCCCACTGAAAGAAGAGGTCGAACTGGAAGACGGCACCGTCTGGAAAAACGTGGTCACCCCCGCCAAATCCAAAGTGGCTGAAACGCTGGACGAATTCCGTGGCCAGCACCTCTATAACTATATGGACAAGAACGTGAAGGCGCTGAACGCCGCCGTTCCGATCATCGCTCAGTGGGACGATCACGAGGTTACCAACAACTGGTATCCTAACGAAGTACTAGCCGAAGACGACCGCTATACCGTCAAGTCGATGCAGTTGTTGTCAACGCGCGCCCACCGCGCGTTCCACGAAATGATGCCCACGCGGCAAAGCCTGTCCGAGCCGATGCGCGTCTATCGCAAGGTGTCTTACGGCCCGTTGCTGGACATCTTCGTGATCGACATGCGCACATATCGCGGCGACAACACAGCCAACACCGAAGCCGAAGGCACACCGTTTCTGGGTGCCGATCAGCTGGCATGGCTAAAGCGCGAAATGGTCAATTCGACTGCCACATGGAAAGTTATCGCGTCGGACATGCCCATCGGCATGATGGTGCGCGATGGCGACAACATGGAAAACTCGTCGAACGGCGACGGCCCTGTGCTGGGTCGCGAAAAAGACATTGCAGCAGTTCTGTCGTTTATCAAGGCAGCCGAGATCACCAACACGGTTTGGCTGACCGCCGACGTGCACTACACTGCCGCCCACCACTATTCACCTGATCGCGCCGTATTTCAGGAATTCGAACCCTTCTGGGAATTCGTCTCGGGTCCGCTGCACGCGGGCACCTTTGGCCCGTCGGATTACGACAACACCTTCGGTCCCGAAGTGCGCTATGCCAAGCACCCCGAGCCGGGTCAGGCTAACCTGCCGCCCAGTGACGGCATGCAGTTCTTTGGCAAGGTGGACATCGCCGCCGACACAGGTGTGATGACCGTACGTCTGATGGACAGCGCGGATGTCGAATTGTGGTCGGTGGAACTGGACCCGAAACTGGCCTGA
- a CDS encoding response regulator, whose translation MTSESTVQDRTAEIGSALPYLRRYARALTGSQTGGDRYAAATLEAILADSGAMDSNLGTKTALFKVLHVIWQASKVDSMDSSDDLMEGAAQKHLSKLTDNTREALLLHTIEEFGFGAVADIMGVDRDEAEHLVNIAHREMADSIAGSVLIIEDEPIIAMDLENLVGELGHRITGIARTRAEAVKLGTSDKPDLILADIRLADNSSGIDAVNDLLNQFGNLPVIFITAYPERLLTGERPEPAFLISKPYKDDQVKSAVSQAMFFSTTATLKV comes from the coding sequence ATGACTTCTGAAAGCACTGTCCAGGATCGCACAGCCGAGATCGGCTCGGCGCTGCCGTATCTGCGCCGCTATGCGCGTGCGCTGACCGGTTCGCAAACCGGAGGCGACCGTTACGCTGCCGCGACGCTTGAAGCGATACTTGCGGACAGCGGTGCAATGGATTCCAACCTTGGCACCAAGACTGCCTTGTTCAAGGTGCTGCATGTCATCTGGCAGGCCAGCAAGGTTGATTCAATGGATTCATCCGACGACCTGATGGAAGGTGCCGCGCAAAAGCATTTGTCCAAACTTACAGACAACACCCGCGAGGCGTTGTTGCTGCACACCATCGAAGAATTTGGTTTTGGCGCTGTTGCCGACATCATGGGCGTTGACCGTGACGAGGCCGAGCATCTGGTCAACATCGCACACCGCGAGATGGCCGACAGCATTGCAGGCAGCGTTCTGATCATCGAAGACGAGCCGATCATCGCGATGGACCTGGAAAACCTTGTTGGAGAACTTGGCCACCGCATCACCGGCATCGCGCGCACCCGCGCCGAGGCCGTGAAGCTGGGCACGTCGGATAAACCCGATCTGATCCTTGCCGACATCCGTCTGGCCGATAACTCGTCCGGTATCGACGCGGTGAACGATCTGTTGAATCAGTTCGGCAATCTGCCGGTGATCTTTATCACGGCCTATCCAGAACGCCTGTTGACCGGCGAACGGCCAGAACCTGCGTTCCTGATCTCGAAGCCGTATAAGGATGATCAGGTGAAATCAGCCGTCAGCCAAGCCATGTTCTTTTCGACAACTGCTACGCTGAAAGTCTGA
- a CDS encoding DUF2254 domain-containing protein, which translates to MFGSRAYVLKIAQDVRSSYWFIPSTLVVAALLLSELTQWIDHNPDMLPATLPDDFLDTQVDGARQTLAVIAQSIIGVTGVMFSITMVAVSFASGNFGPRLIGNFMRDKGNQISLGVLISSFVYALMILRSVQSSGDNGLESFVPQYSMLVAILLMLMSVGTLIYFLHHIPETINVSNISASLGRRLAQGIERIIDTHADRTQQPSEDPAKDAVETELSLGRAGYVQQLDLSGLSKLAEDNDWVINVTVKIGSFVSSHETILTVHSASAPTPEQCDQLCSNFAVGEEQTEAQDITFMIDQLVEMAARALSPGVNDPFTAINCLNWLRNGIGVALQYKGGLNPVSRSRVHYRSVTLEHLLNISFRAAAPYCMSDQMAREHWMFCVRSLLDTASGDHKKSVATLLKDFEKA; encoded by the coding sequence ATGTTCGGTTCGCGCGCCTATGTTCTGAAAATCGCACAGGATGTGCGGTCCAGTTACTGGTTTATTCCGTCCACTCTGGTGGTTGCGGCCTTGTTGCTGTCTGAACTGACGCAGTGGATTGACCACAATCCCGACATGCTGCCAGCGACGTTGCCTGACGATTTTCTGGATACCCAAGTCGATGGCGCACGCCAGACGCTGGCGGTGATTGCGCAGTCTATCATCGGGGTTACGGGCGTCATGTTCTCGATCACGATGGTGGCGGTGTCGTTCGCATCGGGCAATTTCGGGCCGCGTCTGATTGGAAATTTCATGCGCGACAAGGGCAATCAGATCAGTCTGGGCGTGTTGATCTCGTCCTTTGTGTATGCGCTGATGATTTTGCGTTCGGTGCAAAGCTCTGGCGACAACGGGTTGGAATCCTTTGTGCCGCAATATTCGATGTTGGTGGCGATCTTGTTGATGCTGATGTCGGTGGGAACGCTGATCTATTTCCTGCATCACATTCCTGAAACCATCAACGTGTCGAATATTTCCGCTTCATTGGGCCGCAGACTGGCGCAGGGAATAGAGCGGATCATAGACACCCATGCCGACCGGACGCAGCAACCATCCGAAGACCCAGCCAAAGACGCCGTCGAAACCGAACTCAGTCTTGGGCGGGCGGGCTATGTCCAGCAGCTTGATCTAAGTGGCCTGAGCAAATTGGCCGAGGATAACGACTGGGTGATCAACGTCACCGTCAAGATCGGCAGTTTTGTCAGCTCGCACGAGACTATTCTGACGGTCCATTCCGCCAGCGCACCGACGCCTGAGCAATGTGATCAGCTGTGTTCCAACTTTGCCGTTGGCGAAGAGCAGACCGAGGCGCAGGACATCACCTTTATGATCGACCAATTGGTTGAAATGGCGGCGCGCGCGCTGTCTCCGGGGGTGAATGATCCGTTTACGGCGATCAACTGTCTGAACTGGCTGCGCAACGGCATTGGCGTTGCGTTGCAATACAAGGGCGGCCTGAATCCGGTATCGCGCTCGCGCGTGCATTATCGCAGCGTGACGCTTGAGCATTTGCTGAACATCAGTTTCCGCGCGGCCGCACCCTATTGCATGTCGGATCAGATGGCGCGGGAACATTGGATGTTCTGTGTGCGCAGTCTTCTGGATACGGCATCAGGCGATCACAAAAAGTCAGTGGCGACCCTTTTGAAGGA